In Streptomyces sp. TLI_146, the genomic stretch CGGGACATCCCGATCATCTTCCTCACCGCCATCAACCACGGCCCGCACCACACCTTCCGGGGGTACGCGGCGGGGGCCGTCGACTACATCTCGAAGCCCTTCGACCCCTGGGTGCTGCGCGCCAAGGTGTCGGTGTTCGTCGAGCTCTACATGAAGAACTGTCAGCTGCGCGAGCAGGCGGCGCTGCTGCGGCTCCAGCTGGAGGGCGGCGGCCAGACGGCCGGCGACGCCAAGGAGCCGGCGGGTCTTCTCGCCGAGCTCTCCGCGCGGCTCGCGGCGGTCGAGGAGCAGGCCGAGGCGCTCTCCAAACAGCTCGACGACGAGTCGGCGGACGCGGCGGCGGTGGCCACCGCGGCCCATCTGGAGCGCAAACTGACCGGTCTGCGGCGGGCCCTTGACGCCCTGGAGCCGGGCGCCGGAAGCGGCACGGCGCCCCTGCCCTCGCAGAACTGAACGGCCCTCACCGGCCACTGAGCGGCGCGCAGCCGAGCGGTCCGCGGGGGCCTGGCGCTGATGACGCGTCAGCCCTCTTTGTGCGTACGTGAGTATCGTCTTTCGGTACGACACGAACGGGTGAAGCACCGGCCGTCGTGTCGACCGCCGTCCGCACCGGTAACCTCAGCACCATGGCCTCACGTACGTCCGGCAAGGGTTCCCAGGGCACGGCGGGCACCGCGAAGCGCACCGGCCGTACCGCGGCACCCGCCAAGAAAGCGGCGGCGCCCGCCAAGAAGGCGCCCGCGAAGAAGGCTGCCGCGCCCGCGAAGAAAGCTCCCGCCAAAAAGGCACCCGCCAAGAAGGCGGCGGCCGCCAAGCCCGCGCCCAAGCCGGCGCCTTCGCCCACCGGGGGCGTGTACCGGCTCGCGCGCGCCGTCTGGCTCGGCGCGGCCCATGGCGTGGGCGCGATGTTCCGCGGCATAGGGCGCGGCGCCAAGGGCCTGGACCCGGCCCACCGCAAGGACGGGCTCGCCCTGCTGCTGCTCGGTGTCGCGCTGATCGTGGCCGCGGGCACCTGGTCGAATCTGCGCGGCCCGG encodes the following:
- a CDS encoding two-component system response regulator; translation: MVQKAKILLVDDRPENLLALEAILSALDQTLVRASSGEEALKALLTDDFAVILLDVQMPGMDGFETAAHIKRRERTRDIPIIFLTAINHGPHHTFRGYAAGAVDYISKPFDPWVLRAKVSVFVELYMKNCQLREQAALLRLQLEGGGQTAGDAKEPAGLLAELSARLAAVEEQAEALSKQLDDESADAAAVATAAHLERKLTGLRRALDALEPGAGSGTAPLPSQN